In the Clostridium beijerinckii genome, one interval contains:
- a CDS encoding lipolytic protein G-D-S-L family has translation MHNFKYKWFSGIIFIMVFIILSYGLAFALVPKGNYSRMTMREMYSEKKDFDVVFAGASLSQRDINPYIMDKELGENTFNYAFSQQMFVGTYYSLKELFSYHKPKLIVLTVDPDNFTSKEEKPIVFLSVSLYMKSFLNKLEYYFSSSQDGSYLDRLFPWRGYDVKSPLDVVNNIYGKFDSFYTDYPKPGQVEAMENNKSGYVGKGFNKVDPSDQKGTLNYDNLKLPPANKNIGDINSKDTEYLKKISELCKENNCELILLTTPFPTFQILRVKNYFEFDNKVAEIAKNLNIQYYNYNLIKPELFKLKNDYLADTEHLNTKGAEAFSKSLAAFIKKRQNGDDMSKYFYKQDEYYASIDYVSSAWFNWKKNGSIITLSGDSLHGSKVTPEYQFVLLDSETGQEHIIRDYDKNPDFVFDSKSYKKFKIRVNARAKGSNNNEAIRHYDEDVSKEESYKR, from the coding sequence ATGCACAATTTTAAATATAAATGGTTTAGTGGAATCATATTTATAATGGTATTTATTATTTTAAGTTATGGCTTAGCATTTGCCCTTGTGCCAAAGGGAAATTATTCACGAATGACAATGCGTGAAATGTATTCTGAGAAAAAAGATTTTGATGTGGTATTTGCAGGTGCCTCACTATCTCAAAGAGATATTAATCCGTATATTATGGATAAGGAATTGGGGGAAAATACTTTTAATTATGCATTTTCTCAGCAAATGTTTGTGGGTACTTACTATTCATTGAAAGAATTATTTTCTTACCATAAACCTAAACTAATTGTTTTAACGGTTGATCCAGATAATTTTACTAGCAAGGAAGAAAAGCCAATAGTATTTCTTTCAGTTTCTTTATATATGAAATCATTTTTAAATAAGCTTGAATATTATTTTTCATCGTCCCAAGATGGTTCTTATTTAGACAGGCTATTTCCGTGGCGTGGATATGATGTAAAATCACCTCTTGATGTAGTAAACAATATTTATGGAAAATTTGATTCTTTTTATACAGATTATCCAAAACCGGGACAAGTAGAAGCTATGGAAAACAATAAGAGTGGCTATGTAGGAAAAGGATTCAATAAGGTTGATCCTAGTGATCAAAAAGGAACTTTAAATTACGATAATCTAAAATTACCTCCGGCTAATAAAAATATAGGTGATATAAACTCAAAAGATACTGAATATTTAAAGAAGATATCTGAATTATGTAAGGAAAATAATTGTGAGTTAATTCTTTTAACAACACCATTTCCTACATTTCAAATCCTTAGAGTAAAAAATTACTTTGAATTTGATAATAAGGTGGCAGAGATAGCAAAGAACTTAAATATTCAATATTACAATTATAACTTAATAAAGCCAGAATTGTTTAAGCTTAAAAATGACTATCTTGCTGATACTGAGCATTTGAATACTAAAGGAGCAGAGGCTTTTTCTAAGTCTTTAGCAGCTTTCATAAAGAAGCGCCAAAATGGTGATGATATGAGCAAATATTTTTATAAACAAGATGAATATTATGCATCAATAGATTATGTTTCATCTGCGTGGTTTAATTGGAAAAAGAATGGTAGTATTATAACACTATCAGGGGATTCTCTTCATGGATCTAAAGTTACACCAGAATACCAATTTGTATTACTGGATTCAGAAACTGGGCAGGAGCATATTATACGAGATTATGATAAAAATCCAGATTTCGTTTTTGATTCAAAGTCCTATAAGAAGTTTAAAATACGAGTAAATGCCAGAGCAAAAGGATCTAATAATAATGAAGCAATTCGTCATTATGATGAAGATGTTTCCAAAGAAGAGTCATATAAAAGATAA